In Rhineura floridana isolate rRhiFlo1 chromosome 4, rRhiFlo1.hap2, whole genome shotgun sequence, the sequence aggtacCTTGGCAACCTGGGAGAGGGTAGGCCTTGGTAAtctgaggaagggggaggggagagatgccTTAGTGACATGatgaagggggaagaggggaagtgCCTTGGCaaccagggggaggggaaggtgcaTTAGTGACCTAGGGGAAGGGGAACTGCCTTGGAGATATGGGGAAGGGATAGTGCACAAAGCGCacaggggtggagcccctagtaaAAGTATAAATCTGGTGTACAGTATAAATTTGTTTCGGGATTATGGGGTTAACTGATTGAACAGGGTCAGACTGAGAGATGGAAAATTATTTCTGGAGTTGGAATTAATATCTGAAAAACTTCCTTGAGCCTTGCTGATTGGGGGGCGTGTGAGTCTCATAGCCCTAGGCTATATCAGCTACTGTTTTACTGTGGTAGTCAGATCAAAGTTAGATCTCAGAATGACAGACTAACATATGGCCTGGCTGGAGGGCATATGAATTGGCAAACTTGATAAGTTTGCAACCTTAGGGACTATGTCTAGATAGGGGAAATGGATTTGTGTTTAACCCTATGCTTATTTAATCTTTTGCTCCAAGAGGAAGGAAAACTGTATGCTGGTAACTgtttaaactccccccccccggaactaTTTTCTATCTTACTAGTAAACTTTTAACTGTGCTTCATAAAAACTTTGTGGTCTCTGTTTATACACCACTCATGTCTAAATGCCAAGCCACACACTACTTTGAGTTGTTTTTGAGGAGGCACAAATGAGTTTTAGGCTAATTGATAAAAGCAGCCATGTAGAAAAGTAAAATTTTTACTTGGTAGCAGTGATAAGGTCTAAAGAAAAGGGTGGGCAAGCAGAGGGGTACACTCTGTTTGGCGGGAAACTTCCTTCCCCCTCATGGCACAGAACCCATTGAATCCTATGGGTCATTGGGCAGCAGATCTTGAATATAGAACTGTGCCCAGAACGTTctgattttgatttttaaatataGGTATATATGCTTCATCTGAATGTGTTACATTTCCTTGGAGTAGAATTTTGAGTATCTTTAAATGTTAAGCACTGGGTCCAATGCCAAGGTTTGATTTTTCTTTAGCTACTTACCTCAAATAGCAATTTTCCTCTAGGTATTGCCTGAATAGCTATGTCAAAGTACACAAACACGTGCTGCCAaaatacaaaaaagcaaatcctgTTGTCAAAATAGAAAACAGTTACTAAATTGGATAAAGAGTTTCTTTTGTTCATTAGGAATGCTTCAGAAAGTAAAAGGGTGAATTCCAGTAAGTAAGAAACCAGCTAATGCGTTCTGTATTTCTCAAGCTGTGGTTTTCCAGTTTTCTACTTTCAGGAAACCCTATCATCCCCTAAGCATCCAAAGAACTCTTGTGCAATGCAGAATATTCTGTGTTTTAGGGTACATATTCATTGTTTAGGCTGCTGGCTAGACCTCTGAGAGTGCATGTAGAACATATCAAACGCTCCGTTGTGGAAAGGTCCTGTTCATTAACTTGTTATATTGCAAACAGCAAGTGATACACTATGGGCTGGTTTTGACATCACATTACACACCATGCAACACTACATCACAAcacaaaaccatggtttggaggatCAGAAATGTGCTGCTGACTGCCTTTTCTGTGCCAATTCCCTCTTCTATTTCCCAGTTTCTTCTCAACATAGCTTGCTGCAATGTCTGAATCAGGTAAACTATCATTAGCAGGCACCCCCAAACCATGATTTGAAGTGAGTTGGGTAACTAGGATTTGGAGAATAGTCCTTAGCAAAGATCACCCAATTTGAATATCTCAGCAAACTTTGGTTAGAGCAACCTGGAAatgaaaatttattatttattattatttatttatttattgcccttttataccaccccatagccaaaactctctgggcagtttacagcaatcaactgCACGAAATTCAGCAAAGGGCATTTTAtgatattttttttataaaaggagGAAAATATATTCCGGCAGCTCTACAGGTTTTTAGATCTAAACTAATTCCCCAACTTCTATATGGAGTTCCATTATGGATCGGTGCTTTTGATTCCTCTGTAGAGGCTGTACTTTCAATCTTTCTTCGACAAATTTTTGGTGTTCCAAAATGTGTGCCATCTGCAGTCCTTAGACTGGAATCTGGCCTAAtctcgcttgaggctcaagcgtGGACTATAGTTATTAATTATTGGTCCAAATTGTCATATGAGTATTCTTTTGGCTATCCTCCCCTTTTGTGGGAGGATCCTTTTTCCTCCCTATGGGCTAAAACGTTTTCTACTTATCTTGCAACAATAGGCCTTTCTTTAGAGTATCTATCTTCACAAGAGCCAGCAGCAGCTAAATATTCTATCCTGGCCCGGATCAGAGATACAGACTTTCAATGCGCAGTTACGGCAGCCACCTCAACATGTTCCCCCATTCACTTTGGCCTGAGTTATGAGCCGTTGATATGTGCCTCTTATTTGGAATTTCTCACGGTCCCTAAATACCGCCTAGCCTTtactaaggctagatttaactgtataACTTCTGCGCTGTTAGAAGGGAGATATCGGGGCTTATCGTATAAAAATCGATTGTGCCCCTGCAATGCATGTGATATTGAAActctttttcatgtttttttttgaGTGCTCACTATATATTACTGAACGTTCTAAATTTATAATTCCAATTATAAAAAAGTTTCCTCATAAACCGCTTGATCGCCTACTTCTCTATCTTTTGTCAGCCTCAAACAGAGATTGCACCTTATCtgttgccaaatttatttttgctGCCCAATCTATACGAGGGAAGATCTCCTCTCCTGGACTGGCTGCACTTTTGTAACATTGCAATATTGTTTTATTTGGAcagttattgtattgtattttatttgaatgtattgggtctatgactgtaataataaatactactactactactactagcaatcaaaaacattaaaacaaatatacagtttaaaacacatattttaaaaacaatttaaaacacaattttaaaatttaaaacaatataaaaacaatttaaaacacatgctaaaatgcctgggagaagaggaaagtcctgacCTGGCATCGAAAAAATAactgtgttggtgccaggcgcacctcatcagacaaatcattccataatttgggggccaccactgagaaggccctctcccttgttgccaccctccgagcttcccttggagcaggcacccggaggagggcctttgatcttgaatgtagtgtacgggtgggtttgtatcaggagaggcattccatcaggtattgtggtcccaagccgtgtaaggctttataggtcaaaaccagcaccttgaattgagctcggaaacatacaggcagccaatgcaagcgggccagaatctgttttatatgttcggaccatctggtccctgttaccaatctggcagagGTTGGTAAGATGCATGCATGTGCAAGTCTGCAGCACATTCTCAATCCTCCAAAGGATTGTCTGAACTGAGATTATAcggctaaaataaataaataatggagccACACAGAGTCATTCCCAGTCTCAGATATGGTGATCAGTGATACTCTCTATCTCAAGCCACATTTTGAAAGGTATAATATTGTTCTGTCAAGCTCCAGATCTTCACTGACCTGGCCTTTTGAAAACCAAGAACCTACCTGTTTGCTTCTCATGTATTTGGTGAGGAAATCCTGTGTAATAGCTTCATAAAGTGCAGTAGGTTTGAAGTCTTTATAATCCCAAACATCACCTGCCCACTTCAACAGCATTTTTTCATCTCCAACAAGGTGGCCATCAACAAAACACATCACATTGGAAGGATATTCCCAGGTTTCCCCTCTCAACTCCTGtgatgaaaatttatttatttatttattgcatttatataccgccccatagccgaagctctctgggcggtttacaacaattaaaacattacaaatacaaatttaaaaaacacatttttaaaaagcaatttaaaaacccatgctaaaatgcctgggagaagaggaaaatctgtgTTTAAGAATCAGTATGCATTATACAGAAACATGCAGGTTAACGGTAGTGACAACATATATAGTACAAGTCTGAAAGAGTGAATGAATTTCCATTCTGAGGTGCAGACACTTGAAGGCTATCCCTGAGCACTTCAAGTGTGAGTTTGGCTTGGTCAGGAAGAAAGGCCTGACACCAGTGGTCAGTCATGTCAGACATTGACTAAGGGCCTCAGGGGCTCAGAAGGGTCATCATCAGGCTGACCTAGCAGTGCTGGTGCTCCCTGCTAGGCTTTTGGACAGCCATTTTAGTGGTGCAAAAAGTGGGGAGAGGTGTTGCTGCTGGTGCCATGTGCAgtggcagaagaagaaaaatactctgtggctacaatcatttgtgtgtgtgtatgtgttggggGCACATCGGTGGCACAGTGCTTATGGCCCCTGAAGTCAGGTGCCAGCCCTACTAGGAAGCAGAATGCTAATCTATGTACTAGGAACAGCTGCTGTAATCTGCACTTGGTCCTGAGCCGTGCTCCGAATATGTGCTTGACTTCTGAGTACTAGGGGAGGACAGCAGTACCGCAGTATCACATTACTCATGTAACTCCAGCAAGGTTCCTCACAATGCTGGGACAGTTTGGATAGAACCTGGACCACCTCAAGTTTGCCCCTTGGACCAGGAAGGCAGGGCCTCAACCCTGCCAGCAAATCTCCTTGGAATAAGGGGCTCCTATTTAAAATATAAGGctatgcagggatggggagcctgtggccctccagatgttggactctaactcccatcagccccagccaacatagccaatggtcagagacaatgggagatgtaggttccccatccctgggctagaGTATATATCAGTGAGAAAGGCTGTAGTTATATGCACCTTTGTCCAATGAACTGCAAAAATAAGGAGGACTACACCTGGTATGATGTGGGCCAACTTACTGTTTAGGCAGCCCTTTTGCTCCATGTTGTTTCTCTTACCCTTTATTAAGCCTGTGCtgatttgtgtgtgcatgtacagcAAATGCACAAAGAGCAGCAGGGGAAGAAAGAGGGACAAAGGACAGACACCAAGGGattattaacattttttaaaaaaatgccacagAAGGAACTGGTACCCTGCAGTTTAAAATTAAAGCTATTCAGACATTTTAAAACGACTTGTGCGCTCAAGCATCTATCTGTGTTCAGTATAATGCAAACCAAAGCCTCATGTCCTGAAAAGATATTGCGAGTGAAACCTGAAGAAAGAATAAATCATTCGGTCTGAAACTTGAGGGAGAGCGTATCTGCTGCAATATCAAAATCTCACTAGTTCAAAACCAATAAACTTGGTCTTGGAAGAAAGAGAAGTAAAATATACCTTTTTTTTCTCCTGTAGATATTCATCCCATGCAAACTGCAGCAAAGGAAACACGTTCGGTTCTGCTATTCTGTTTGGAAAATTTCTCCTTAGAGCCTAGATATTCAAGAGAAAATGCAACTATTAAAGAGTAAAGAcccatttatattttttaatggtACTCTTAAAAACACATGTAATTGGTGGTGATAGAGTCCTCCACATTCTACAGATGATTTTGTATCATTTATTGAGGACTGTTTCATATTTCCATTGGGACAGATGAGTTGTACCTATGATGATAAAAACCATGGCAAAAAATATAATAATGTTGATTAATTCTTCACTTATTCCTGAAAACAGTTTGAATGCTAGAATGGTAGTACTGAAGAGAATGAGCTGACAGTCAGGACTTTCCTGCTTCACATCAGTAATGAACTCACTCAGTATTCATTGCACTTTCAGTCAATCACAGGCAAATCCTCTGCAGTATGGAGAACGTAATATTAACTTGTTTTACAGGATTGATGATAGATGTACAGTCCCAAATCACAGGATGGCTGGTGAAAAACTCCATATTGTCCTCCCTATGATCCAGCATAACCACACCCCCATTAGCCCACTGCCCCTCACTGATCCAGCCTCTGTCTTTGCCAGGGCAGTGGCTAGCTTCAGGCCTTCCCTTTTGGCTCCCTGTGCATCTAACTCAGTTTTTTCAGGCTGATCTTCCCTCCCACATCTATGTGGGTGGACACACTTCCTGGATGTTATCTATGCCTTCCCATGGGACTACTCCTAGTGTCCCAGACTGGTCCTGCAGGGACatgggattgtatccaatgctgcagaCACAgagttcctctcctctcctcatgtctccacaatctgctctggagggttccccAACTCACTACAGTATATTTTGAGCGTGTGGGGGGCtacaggggagaggagagcaaGGGAAAGTTCTACTACACAAGCCTGCTGTGCGAGTGGAACAGCAGTATTAGATACAACCTACATATTCCTAGCAAGTATGAGCATAGCCAGTGCGTAAACATTGATATTTAGAAATATTCTTAATCTCTTCCTTCTCATTCCTCTCAGCGAGTTCTTTTATTCCTGAAGCCCTTTCATGGTTTCCAATACTCCCTTCATTCTCTGTGTAATAAACCTCTCCTGTGTTTGGGCACCCAGATCTGTATTATGAAATGATAAAAGCCAAATAAGACAGGGAGGGGCCTGATCTGTCTTGGAGATGCAGGGACACTGAAGAAAGAGAGCCGGTCGTCTACACAGAATAGCTGTCGCTTCTCAGTAGTGATGTCCATGACCGTGGTAGTTGGTAAATGTGTCAGCTGGGAAGCACTGGCTGAATTCATGGATGTGCAACTTTGGATGTTCCTTCCTTCACATGGAAGTCACATCACTATAAAATTAAAAGGGTACTTTTTAGCTGGAGGTACAGCTAAGCCTAAAGAAGTGGCAAGTTTCTTCataaagcattaaaataaaataaaaaatagccaATTCTAGATGAATGCTTTGGAAGGATCTACTTTGAATTCAGCATTTGCAACACTATGTTTGTAATACAACAGCTCACTAGGCAAACAATCTATATAAAGAGCATAccagaaaagaaaaatagaagagtGATGTTAGCAAGTTGCTCTTGGAGGGAGAAGCGGGAATTGCAAGTTACCTCTGCTGCACAGGCTGCCATGTGAAAGGAGGGTTCCGTGAGAAGCCCCACAATCTCCACCTCTTGCAGCCTCACAGGCTGCACGGCACTCTTCGCCCACATCATTCATAAaggtttctttcttttctcctcttCTCACTGCAGCTTCAGTCTCATCCCTTCCCCACAAACAGACAGAGGAGGAATATAAACAATTCCGTTCCCCATAGTGACTCCAATCAGATGCAACCATTCTGTCCAGCTCTGAGTTCTGCTAGCCTGTGATTGGTTCTTGATGCCTTTTGCATTTCTATAACAGAAGATTGACAGAGCAATGTTATGAATAcagtatttttaatatatatatattttattgagtTTTCAAAATCAACAATACACAAAATAACATTAacatttgtcatggcctttggctagtacaataaatattTTGAATTGAAATAATATTAACATAACCAAGAGCGATATAGGCATACACAGTCATGGATAATTAGCATAAGTTTGAACAAGTTTAAACAGAATCAATCTAattatttccccctccctcattaACCACCTTTATAATTTTTATTGCAGTACACTAGCGAGAGACAGTAACTTAAATTGAATTTTTTTCTGTGAGGCTGATTGAGATAATGGTGTTGTAAAACCAAAACATTTCATCTAAATCAGAACTGCTCAATCAGTGGGCTCTGGGCCATTTTCAAGTGGacctcagtgccacagcctgcccagtgcTTCCTCGCTTGCTTGCTTTGCTCCCAAACTGTGTCACAGCATTTTGATTCCACCAGTGGTAGCACCGGCAATTCCTTGTGTGCTGTAAAGGTGGCTGGGAGACAAAGACGTTTGGAGTGGGAGGAGGGAACGAAggtctcccttcctgagcagAAAGGACCAGAGGAGGtattgaaggaaattagaaaatgagaaaaaaatattaacatttatttttataagaacaccaccaccaccaccacacttgGAACGGaaaaggaattttatttatttatttatttattatttgatttatatcccacccttcctcccagcaggagcccagcaggaaTAAGAAAGAAAAGTTGTTAACAGGAAGAAGTGACTGTAAGTGATCAGGGTGGAGGTATGAAAGAAGCTGGCAGTTGGGGAGCGCAGCAAAGGTACAAGTTGCGTGTGAAACAAGtatgggagaagaaattacagcGGATGggtaaaaaaaatactttgcaaAGCATGATAGCAGCAAACATGGCGGTAGGAGCAACAGCTACGGGCAAGGGAGCTCCACCACGAACAGCTTTTATAGGGtaatttctcccttgttggaggtTACAATGCACTGGAAAATACTGGGCAGCCTCCCCCCTTCTTATGCCGTCACCCTCGGACCCGACCTGGACGCCAGCTATCAGTGTGACCCAGAGAAGCAATGTGAGACTCCCGCCTACGCTAGGCCACCGCCACTGCCGTTTCTTGTTTGCCAGGCCGGGCCGAGCTAGGAGTGGGCTGCGGCCGTTTCGGCAGGCCTGATGCCGTGGCCTGTCTTCAGGAGACATTGCTGGCTGCGGTGATTTTCCGATGGCTGCTGGGATTGGGGCACGCCCCTGCAGCCCCCACCGTCCTGCCATGTCGACCTTTGTTCATTCCACCTTGTATCAGCCGCGTTTGCCTCTCAGCGCCTTTGCCTTTGGCTTCTTaaggagaactttcctgttggtcgcgtcttcgtggggcctgtttaTGCCGCCCCCTCGCTGTTTACTACACtggacgctggatgctgagagtgagaggaggtgccgctttcggtttcgcaaatgacgcaccttttggactatacaggctagaagccttattgaaccttagtagcttttacctggttgttttagttttattgcttgtttgtttgatggtgtgatgtttatataccttCACTTTGTaaatcgctcagagtggctgggtctccagccagatgggcgacaaataaattgcataaataaataaataaatgtggggtgGCTGGGATCTACTTAAAGCCTCTGCATCAGTAAAAATGTGGAGGCTGAGCAGGGTCGGCacaaggcatgactgggcccttggacaccagcctgccctgggcctgcagtgccatagcccaacaccccccatacAAGCAGCATAGGACTTATAAGCACGTGCACCCCgcctacctctcatgtcatgtgaatgacaagAGTATGTagcgtgcatgtgtgccatcaactaagatggcagcaggggcatcaccctcatagggaagcccctgccatcATTTTGgatgatggcacgcatgtgcacacaacacgcacagcattcacactgacgggagaggtaggtggggcttctgggtgggcttattgaagtccACACTGTCTGTACTGGGGGTgggctgggagctccttctctgcaATTCACAGCAAGGTTGGACAGCAGGACCCTTCAGGAGCCTCTCTGTGCTCTAGGTGCCCTCAGCCGGTGCCCAACCTAGCTGCCCTCTGGCGAGCACCGAGGGCTGAGTCACTATCTCCAAAGCAAATATCTGtacttagcttgaggaaagctgaggtatggcactccttgccacaaggaaaatcCTGTGAAAAAGAATTTGGCAATTTCCAAAGACAGATATCATAAGAAAATGAAGTCAGTAACTGACAGTTGATTTATATGCCAAGCTCTCCCTGTCTGCCATGATTTTGTGATTGGTGGGCCTCAATAATTTTCAGCCGTCTCAAGTGGGCCCTGGGGGTAGAAAGTCTGAAAACCTCTGAACTTAATAATGCTTATGTTGTAGGAGTGACTGTTTGTACCCATTAACCCATTACATGTTGACAAAGCTATACCTAATTAAAAATCCCCTTGGTGGATCGTCGCCTTGTACAATAGtgatgagtgggcttgcgtgttccaatgaaccctgtgagcgatgccgttgggagtcatgtactcccagcagggtcacccatggtggtaaggtcaagggagaggaaccagagaaagaacgatccaagaaagtcctcaacggcagaacaggcggaggacaacaatgtgtatgttacaacggctatgaaggcggatgaaggctgcagcagataaaggacttccagtcatcatggtacccatgccattgtatcaaagcctttttctgtcaagattgtgtgttgatcgtggtgcaccgatctccccacataaaacaaattcacgcataggcatcttccataacaaaagtcccatggcgattggcaaatggtggcaggggcaggactgtgaaatccagaagcccctagtcatggtctggtacatcggtggtggatacagattcagacggatccattgttaaagactatatatTGGAAGAaaatcttactcagtcacaagtgatcgccaagaacAAGAACCTAACTAAAACGATAAAAACTGTCTAGTTTCAAAAAAGTATCACAGATAATTCTCCTTTTTAATATTGGGTTTATATTTATGATTGTATATTGAATTAATTAATCGTCTGGCTCATCATGTCTTGTGAATGAGGCCTTTAAGGAGTAGAGTTTTATGGAGAAAATGGTTTGAAAGCTGAAATCTTAATGTGGGGAGAGATCCTGACAGTTCTGCCGGTTTCATGcatcttcacctctcttttctgaaaatgggggcacatggcaccagtcaaactctgcccctttttactgtaaaacctggtgggatctgcTCGAgtgcattttattttaatttcagcttcaaacagattttgcag encodes:
- the PPIL6 gene encoding probable inactive peptidyl-prolyl cis-trans isomerase-like 6, which produces MMWAKSAVQPVRLQEVEIVGLLTEPSFHMAACAAEALRRNFPNRIAEPNVFPLLQFAWDEYLQEKKKELRGETWEYPSNVMCFVDGHLVGDEKMLLKWAGDVWDYKDFKPTALYEAITQDFLTKYMRSKQHVFVYFDIAIQAIPRGKLLFELYSDICPKTCRNFQCLCTGEKKKSVSGLPLIYRDSIFHRLVKNGWLQGGDIRGGRGDGGESIYGPIFEDENFAVPHDKRGVLGMANKGRHSNGSQFYITLQPAPYLNEKYVAFGQLIEGSHILQELEAVDTLNERPVLECKIMNCGVFRP